One Entomomonas asaccharolytica DNA segment encodes these proteins:
- the rlmH gene encoding 23S rRNA (pseudouridine(1915)-N(3))-methyltransferase RlmH gives MRIRLITVGSKMPRWIEEGWQEYHKRLPKELPVELIEIPLTTRGKNADIKRFIQQEGVAMLNKTQPSDKVITLEVTGKPWSTEQLAERLAQWQLAGQDINLMIGGPEGLAPEVCKRSDEKWSLSALTLPHPLVRVVIIEQLYRAWTILAGHPYHK, from the coding sequence ATGCGTATTCGGCTGATTACTGTTGGTAGTAAAATGCCACGTTGGATTGAAGAAGGTTGGCAAGAATATCATAAACGTTTACCCAAAGAATTACCTGTAGAGTTAATAGAAATTCCGTTAACCACTCGGGGTAAAAATGCTGATATTAAACGTTTTATTCAACAAGAAGGGGTAGCCATGTTGAATAAAACCCAACCTAGCGACAAAGTTATTACTTTAGAAGTCACGGGTAAACCTTGGAGTACAGAGCAACTAGCTGAACGTTTAGCACAATGGCAACTAGCAGGACAAGATATTAACTTAATGATTGGTGGGCCTGAAGGGTTAGCTCCAGAAGTTTGTAAGCGCAGTGATGAAAAATGGTCACTTTCTGCCTTAACTTTACCTCATCCACTTGTTAGGGTTGTGATTATAGAACAGTTATATAGGGCTTGGACCATTCTTGCTGGCCACCCCTATCATAAATAA
- the rsfS gene encoding ribosome silencing factor, translated as MQSKQIVEIATAALDDLKGKDIVVIDVHEKTSVTDFMVIATGSSSRQVKALADNVIEEVKKQGVRPLGIEGLENAEWALVDLGSVVVHVMLQETRSFYDLERLWQGAEQSRAKQTNNEAI; from the coding sequence ATGCAAAGTAAACAAATTGTAGAAATAGCCACTGCCGCACTAGACGATTTAAAAGGCAAAGACATTGTTGTTATTGATGTTCATGAAAAAACCAGTGTCACTGATTTTATGGTTATTGCTACAGGTAGTTCTTCACGTCAGGTAAAAGCATTAGCTGATAATGTGATTGAAGAAGTGAAAAAACAAGGTGTGCGTCCATTAGGTATTGAAGGTTTAGAAAATGCCGAATGGGCATTAGTAGATTTAGGTTCTGTAGTGGTTCATGTTATGTTACAAGAAACTCGTAGCTTTTATGATTTAGAACGCTTGTGGCAAGGTGCAGAACAAAGTCGTGCTAAACAAACTAATAATGAAGCTATCTAA
- the nadD gene encoding nicotinate-nucleotide adenylyltransferase has protein sequence MVKPVAKIGLLGGTFNPIHIGHLRSAIEVAEQLALDELRLIPNALPPHRETPSISASHRLAMVQLAASNTPLFAVDDRELKRDKPSYTFDTLHSIHQELAVNDILFFIMGWDAFCGLPSWYRWQELLNYCHILVLQRPHLSAKIPPELQTFIANKRVDSKQFSEKYGQIAYIQQTPLDISSTKIRNNLAQGKSVQFLLPETVLDYINQHQLYQ, from the coding sequence ATGGTCAAACCCGTGGCTAAAATAGGTTTACTGGGTGGCACTTTTAACCCTATTCACATAGGGCATTTAAGATCAGCTATTGAAGTTGCAGAACAACTGGCATTGGATGAATTAAGACTAATTCCCAATGCCTTACCACCACATCGTGAAACACCCTCAATCAGCGCCAGCCATCGTTTAGCAATGGTACAACTGGCTGCTAGCAATACACCACTGTTTGCTGTGGATGATAGAGAGTTAAAACGTGACAAGCCTTCTTATACCTTTGATACTCTCCACTCCATTCATCAAGAACTGGCTGTTAATGATATATTGTTTTTCATTATGGGGTGGGATGCTTTCTGTGGCTTACCTTCATGGTATCGCTGGCAAGAGCTATTAAATTATTGTCACATTCTTGTATTACAACGACCTCATCTATCTGCTAAAATCCCGCCTGAATTACAAACATTTATAGCAAATAAACGAGTTGATTCTAAGCAGTTTAGTGAAAAATACGGGCAAATCGCTTATATACAGCAGACGCCTTTAGATATTTCATCAACCAAGATTAGAAACAATTTAGCACAGGGTAAATCGGTACAATTTTTATTACCTGAGACTGTGTTAGACTATATTAATCAACACCAGCTTTATCAATAA
- a CDS encoding glutamate-5-semialdehyde dehydrogenase, translating to MANITDYMHELGINARQAAQALVKATTAQKNKALQCIAGQLADAKETIQQANQQDLINGKKNGLSSALLDRLELTDARLEGMITGVKQVIALADPVGAIRDLKYTSSGLQIGKMRTPIGVIGMIYESRPNVTIDAAALCLKSGNAIILRGGSEAIHSNKAIAACIQQGLQQANLPAHCVQLVNTTDRQAVDLLITMPEYVDVIIPRGGKSLIQRISEHAKVPVIKHLDGVCHIYVDQYADLAKACKVAVNAKCYRYGICGAMETLLVDQAVAEKFLPIVAQQFIEKGVELRGCERTLSYLPTINKATEEDWFTEYLAAILAVRVVDNIEQAISHINYYGSHHTDSIITENTESVRRFLAEVDSSSVMHNTPTCFADGFEYGLGAEIGISTDKLHVRGPVGLEGLTTEKYIVLGDGQTRG from the coding sequence ATGGCAAATATTACTGACTATATGCATGAGTTGGGCATTAATGCTCGACAGGCTGCACAAGCATTGGTTAAAGCAACGACAGCACAAAAAAACAAAGCTCTACAATGTATTGCTGGCCAGTTAGCTGATGCCAAAGAAACTATTCAACAAGCCAATCAACAAGACCTTATAAATGGTAAAAAAAATGGTTTATCATCAGCTTTATTAGACCGCTTAGAGTTAACTGATGCTCGTTTAGAGGGGATGATTACAGGCGTAAAACAAGTTATTGCCCTAGCTGACCCTGTAGGTGCTATTAGAGATCTAAAATATACTTCTTCTGGTTTACAAATTGGTAAAATGCGTACACCTATTGGCGTCATTGGTATGATTTATGAATCACGTCCTAATGTAACCATTGATGCCGCTGCACTTTGTTTAAAATCAGGCAATGCTATTATTTTAAGAGGCGGCTCCGAAGCTATTCACTCCAACAAAGCAATTGCAGCCTGCATTCAACAAGGCTTACAACAAGCTAATTTGCCTGCTCATTGTGTACAATTGGTAAATACTACTGATCGTCAAGCGGTTGATTTACTAATAACCATGCCTGAATATGTGGATGTTATTATTCCTCGTGGTGGTAAATCCCTTATCCAACGTATTAGCGAACATGCTAAAGTGCCCGTAATCAAGCATTTAGATGGTGTTTGCCATATTTATGTAGACCAATATGCCGACTTAGCAAAAGCGTGCAAGGTTGCAGTAAATGCTAAATGCTATCGTTATGGTATCTGTGGCGCGATGGAAACACTACTGGTTGATCAAGCAGTAGCAGAAAAATTCTTACCCATTGTAGCTCAACAATTTATAGAAAAAGGTGTTGAACTACGTGGCTGTGAACGTACACTCAGCTATTTACCTACTATTAATAAAGCCACTGAAGAAGACTGGTTTACAGAATACTTAGCTGCCATTTTGGCTGTGCGTGTAGTCGATAATATTGAACAAGCGATTAGTCATATTAATTATTATGGTTCTCACCATACAGACAGCATTATTACTGAAAATACCGAATCAGTAAGACGTTTCCTTGCAGAAGTAGACTCAAGCTCAGTGATGCATAATACCCCAACCTGCTTTGCAGATGGTTTTGAGTATGGCTTAGGGGCAGAGATTGGTATTTCTACTGATAAACTGCATGTGCGTGGCCCTGTAGGTTTAGAAGGTTTGACTACGGAAAAATACATTGTCTTAGGTGATGGTCAAACCCGTGGCTAA
- a CDS encoding alpha/beta fold hydrolase: MTINTHYPIQYKFINVDNIRLFYREAGDKNLPLLLLLHGFPSSSHQFRELIPLLADKFHIIAPDLPGFGFTEVPSETNYVYNFDNIAKTMTKFVDTLDLKSYAMYVFDYGAPIGLRLALNYPNRLTGFISQNGNAYIEGLGDAWNPIRTYWNNPSQENRQTIDKNILNLKGTYWQYLHGVKDIETVAPEAYYLDTFLFERPGNKEIQLDLLLDYANNLELYPAFQKFFRDTQIPSLIIWGKHDPFFIQAGAEAFKRDNPNAIVELLDTGHFALETHVAYIAKRIRETMGNERV, translated from the coding sequence ATGACTATCAATACTCATTATCCCATTCAATATAAGTTTATTAATGTAGATAATATTCGTTTATTTTATCGAGAAGCAGGGGATAAAAATCTACCTTTGCTTTTGCTTTTACATGGCTTTCCTAGTTCTTCACATCAATTTAGAGAGCTAATACCTTTATTAGCTGATAAATTTCATATTATTGCCCCTGATTTACCTGGTTTTGGCTTTACAGAAGTCCCTAGTGAAACTAACTATGTATATAACTTTGATAATATTGCAAAGACTATGACTAAGTTTGTTGATACTTTAGATCTTAAAAGTTATGCAATGTATGTTTTTGATTATGGCGCTCCAATTGGTTTACGCCTTGCTCTAAATTATCCAAATAGATTGACTGGCTTTATCTCTCAAAATGGTAATGCTTATATAGAAGGTCTTGGAGATGCTTGGAATCCAATTAGAACTTATTGGAATAATCCTAGTCAGGAAAATCGCCAGACTATTGATAAAAATATTTTGAATTTAAAAGGAACTTATTGGCAATATCTACATGGAGTAAAAGACATTGAAACTGTAGCACCTGAAGCATACTACTTAGATACATTTTTGTTTGAGAGACCTGGGAATAAGGAAATCCAGCTTGATTTACTGCTTGATTATGCTAATAACTTAGAACTTTATCCAGCCTTTCAAAAATTCTTCCGAGATACACAAATTCCTTCTTTAATCATTTGGGGGAAACATGATCCATTTTTCATTCAAGCTGGTGCTGAAGCATTTAAACGAGATAATCCTAATGCAATAGTGGAATTGCTAGATACAGGACATTTTGCCTTGGAAACTCATGTTGCTTACATCGCTAAACGTATCAGAGAAACTATGGGTAATGAAAGAGTTTAA
- a CDS encoding CGNR zinc finger domain-containing protein — MANINTVPQQPYVLADHIVLDMINTVAKVNGDIIDYWQSAKDVINWLDKVANINVPVDRKFTDEDLLHSAKELRESVHLLIQAKKAGELLRIDLLNNFLLESLSWLSLEVNKSGELGFKKNYKKDTPKQILGPLAEAAVELLVTMDFGLVKRCEHEDCILWFYDKTKAHKRRWCSMAVCGNRHKVANFRKKQQ; from the coding sequence ATGGCAAATATAAATACTGTTCCTCAGCAACCCTATGTATTAGCAGATCATATTGTGTTGGATATGATTAATACAGTAGCTAAAGTAAATGGGGATATTATTGATTATTGGCAGTCAGCTAAGGATGTCATTAATTGGTTAGATAAAGTAGCTAATATAAATGTGCCTGTAGATAGAAAGTTTACGGATGAAGATTTACTTCATTCAGCCAAAGAGTTGCGAGAGAGTGTTCATCTACTTATTCAAGCTAAAAAAGCAGGCGAATTGTTACGCATTGATTTACTAAATAATTTTTTATTAGAGTCTTTAAGTTGGTTAAGCCTAGAAGTTAATAAAAGTGGAGAGTTAGGTTTTAAAAAAAATTATAAAAAGGATACACCCAAACAAATATTAGGACCTCTAGCAGAGGCCGCAGTTGAATTGTTAGTGACAATGGATTTTGGCCTTGTAAAAAGGTGTGAACATGAAGATTGCATATTGTGGTTTTATGACAAAACAAAAGCCCATAAAAGACGGTGGTGTAGTATGGCAGTTTGTGGAAATAGACACAAAGTTGCTAATTTTAGAAAAAAACAGCAATAG
- the tilS gene encoding tRNA lysidine(34) synthetase TilS, which yields MSLISQLWQQLAPYQQAKRWIVGFSGGMDSTVLLHLLVQLKKHYNLPELSAIYIHHGLQAVAESWPEHCQKICDELAIPLTIIKVKVAKQASIEQVAREARYQAFEQIMQKGDILLTAQHQNDQAETLLFRLLRGAGVRGLTAIPKSRPLAAGTVVRPLLDIPYQTLKNYAETEYLKWIEDPSNADTSFARNYLRHQIIPVLQDYWPQAINNIAQTAKHLQEAQQLLNELAIQDLTAANIHPLYPWLTIPSLQLAPLANLTEARQKNALSYWLAKYTLLPATVHWQGWQDLLKAKECAKPIWQLQNGELHRSNQRIWLLMDKWLNKPTPIKLPISPKQEIPLPNNGMITLQGDLPNKPLLVSYRQGGEVLQLHNRGHRDLKRLFNEQAIPSFIRQRIPLLLDEQNTVIAVANFPQWRDKDAQQNFSFEWSLD from the coding sequence ATGTCGCTCATTTCTCAGTTATGGCAACAACTAGCACCTTATCAACAAGCTAAACGTTGGATTGTTGGTTTTTCTGGTGGCATGGATTCTACGGTTTTACTACATCTCTTAGTTCAATTAAAAAAACACTATAACTTACCTGAATTATCAGCTATTTATATTCATCATGGTTTACAAGCTGTGGCTGAATCTTGGCCTGAACATTGTCAAAAAATTTGTGATGAACTCGCCATTCCTTTAACAATTATTAAAGTAAAAGTCGCGAAACAAGCCAGTATTGAGCAAGTAGCTCGAGAAGCTCGTTATCAAGCATTCGAGCAGATAATGCAAAAAGGGGATATTTTACTAACAGCCCAGCATCAAAACGATCAAGCAGAAACTTTATTATTTCGCTTATTAAGGGGTGCAGGTGTTAGAGGTTTAACAGCAATACCTAAAAGCCGACCATTAGCCGCAGGAACAGTGGTACGGCCACTTTTGGATATACCCTATCAAACATTAAAAAACTACGCCGAAACCGAGTATTTGAAATGGATTGAAGATCCCAGTAATGCAGATACAAGCTTTGCCCGTAATTATTTACGTCATCAAATTATTCCTGTCCTACAAGACTACTGGCCACAGGCTATAAACAATATTGCACAAACGGCCAAACATCTTCAGGAAGCCCAACAACTACTAAATGAATTAGCAATACAAGACTTAACAGCAGCTAACATTCATCCTCTTTACCCATGGCTAACCATACCCAGTTTACAGCTAGCGCCTCTCGCCAATTTAACAGAGGCTAGGCAAAAAAATGCGCTTTCTTACTGGCTAGCCAAATATACGCTACTCCCTGCAACTGTTCATTGGCAAGGTTGGCAAGACTTACTCAAGGCTAAAGAGTGTGCAAAACCTATATGGCAATTACAAAACGGAGAACTACATCGTAGCAATCAACGCATCTGGTTACTCATGGATAAATGGCTTAATAAGCCCACCCCTATTAAACTGCCCATTTCCCCAAAACAGGAAATACCACTACCCAATAATGGTATGATTACTCTACAAGGTGATTTACCTAACAAGCCTTTACTTGTAAGCTATCGACAAGGTGGTGAGGTCTTACAGTTGCATAATCGCGGTCATCGGGATTTAAAAAGATTATTTAATGAACAAGCCATTCCTAGCTTTATTCGTCAAAGAATACCCTTATTGCTTGATGAGCAAAATACTGTAATAGCCGTTGCTAATTTCCCTCAATGGCGAGATAAAGATGCTCAGCAAAACTTTAGCTTTGAGTGGTCACTTGATTAA
- a CDS encoding energy transducer TonB, whose translation MRSLFNKLAKLHKSKQNDLLGLMICLAAILHTTIIFGVGFTPEDQHIGKVLDVSLASFKDDKAPEEADFIAQENQQGSGTEEQALIPRTTSPAEFQAIEINPAPSPLPMMEKEQQPTETTKSVLTTASKQQQKDIKESEKKEQQDQAKQTVNNTDWAAQIASLEAQIAQKEQAYAKRPKILQITSAATKRDKGAAYQDEWRKKIERIGNLNYPKEASTKKIYGNLRLLVAIKKNGQLHTVKVLKSSGKPVLDRAAIRIVHMSAPFAPFPRELADTDIIEIIRTWQFDRSDRLSTDG comes from the coding sequence ATGCGATCACTTTTTAATAAATTAGCTAAGCTCCATAAATCCAAGCAAAATGACTTGCTTGGCTTGATGATATGTTTAGCTGCTATCCTTCATACTACGATTATTTTTGGTGTTGGCTTTACACCTGAAGATCAGCATATTGGAAAAGTATTAGATGTCTCTTTAGCTTCTTTTAAAGATGATAAGGCACCTGAAGAGGCAGACTTTATTGCCCAAGAAAATCAACAAGGCAGTGGCACTGAAGAACAAGCACTGATACCAAGGACAACTTCTCCCGCCGAGTTTCAAGCCATAGAAATTAATCCTGCGCCTAGCCCGTTGCCTATGATGGAAAAGGAGCAACAGCCTACCGAAACCACTAAAAGCGTTTTAACCACGGCCAGTAAACAACAGCAAAAAGACATTAAAGAATCTGAAAAGAAAGAACAGCAAGATCAAGCTAAACAAACCGTTAATAATACAGATTGGGCTGCACAAATAGCCAGTTTAGAGGCACAAATTGCGCAAAAAGAGCAAGCCTATGCAAAACGCCCTAAAATTTTACAAATTACCTCAGCCGCAACTAAAAGAGATAAAGGTGCTGCTTACCAAGATGAATGGCGTAAGAAAATCGAACGTATTGGTAACCTAAATTACCCCAAAGAAGCCAGCACAAAAAAGATTTATGGCAATTTAAGATTATTAGTGGCTATTAAGAAAAATGGCCAATTACATACAGTCAAAGTGCTTAAATCATCAGGCAAACCTGTATTAGATCGCGCAGCTATTCGCATTGTGCATATGTCAGCTCCCTTTGCCCCTTTCCCTAGAGAGCTTGCAGATACTGACATTATTGAAATTATAAGAACTTGGCAGTTTGATCGTAGTGACCGTTTATCAACCGACGGTTAA